One region of Quercus lobata isolate SW786 chromosome 2, ValleyOak3.0 Primary Assembly, whole genome shotgun sequence genomic DNA includes:
- the LOC115977837 gene encoding putative calcium-binding protein CML19 translates to MKTTHDAASSASTPITILEKKPGSSSPKKLSLGRLRLKLSPSRKVDMNSLSQTGSNASKNNCSELQRVFDYFDEDGDGKISPSELQSCVVTVGSEMSMDEAEAAVKTCDLNGDGQIDFEEFQKLMDAGGEEDKNVELKEAFGMYEMDGSGCITPTSLKRMLSRLGESKSTEDCQAMIGRFDLNGDGVLSFDEFRTMMR, encoded by the coding sequence ATGAAGACCACACACGATGCAGCTTCTTCTGCCTCTACTCCAATTACAATATTGGAAAAAAAGCCTGGTTCAAGTTCACCGAAAAAATTATCTTTGGGAAGATTACGTCTTAAATTATCTCCAAGCAGAAAGGTGGATATGAATTCACTTTCACAAACTGGTTCCAATGCAAGCAAAAACAACTGCAGCGAGCTTCAAAGGGTGTTTGATTACTTTGACGAGGATGGAGATGGTAAAATATCTCCTTCTGAATTACAAAGCTGTGTGGTCACTGTTGGGAGCGAGATGTCGATGGATGAGGCAGAAGCAGCAGTGAAAACATGTGATTTGAATGGAGATGGGCAGATCGATTTCGAGGAATTCCAGAAGCTAATGGACGCAGGGGGAGAGGAAGACAAGAATGTGGAGCTCAAAGAGGCTTTTGGGATGTATGAGATGGATGGGTCAGGCTGCATCACCCCCACAAGCTTGAAAAGAATGCTGAGTCGACTCGGTGAATCCAAGTCTACTGAGGATTGCCAAGCCATGATTGGAAGGTTTGATCTCAACGGAGACGGTGTCCTGAGCTTTGATGAGTTCCGAACTATGATGCGCTAA
- the LOC115977929 gene encoding putative calcium-binding protein CML19 isoform X1, with the protein MKTTYDAASSSSSSSSSSSSSSTPITVLEEKPSSTSPKKSALGRLRSKLSPRRKEDKRSLSPTASNASKNYCSELQRVFDYFDEDGDGKISPSELQSCVRTVGGELSMDKAEAAVKTCDLNGDGQLDFEEFQKLMEAGGEEDKNEELREAFGKYEMEGSGCITPTSLKRMLSRLGESKSTEDCETMIRMFDLNGDGVLSFDEFQTMMR; encoded by the exons ATGAAGACCACATACGAtgcagcttcttcttcttcttcttcttcttcttcttcttcttcttcctctactCCAATTACAGTATTGGAGGAAAAGCCTAGTTCAACTTCACCAAAAAAATCAGCTTTAGGAAGATTACGTAGTAAATTGTCTCCAAGGAGAAAGGAGGATAAGCGCTCTCTTTCACCAACTGCTTCCAATGCAAGCAAAAACTACTGCAGCGAGCTTCAAAGGGTGTTCGATTACTTTGATGAGGATGGAGATGGTAAAATATCTCCTTCTGAATTACAAAGCTGTGTGAGGACTGTTGGCGGCGAGCTGTCAATGGATAAGGCAGAAGCAGCCGTGAAAACATGTGATTTGAATGGAGATGGGCAGCTGGATTTCGAGGAATTCCAGAAGCTAATGGAAGCAGGAGGAGAGGAGGACAAGAATGAGGAGCTGAGAGAG GCTTTTGGAAAGTATGAGATGGAGGGGTCAGGTTGTATCACCCCCACAAGCTTGAAGAGGATGCTGAGTCGACTCGGTGAGTCCAAGTCTACTGAGGATTGCGAAACCATGATTCGAATGTTTGATCTCAATGGAGATGGCGTCCTGAGCTTTGATGAGTTCCAAACTATGATGCGCTAA
- the LOC115977929 gene encoding putative calcium-binding protein CML19 isoform X2, with protein MKITYDAASSSSSSSSSSPITVLEEKPSSTSPKKSALGRLRSKLSPRREEDKRSLSPTASNASKNYCSELQRVFDYFDEDGDGKISPSELQSCVRTVGGELSMDEAEAAVKTCDLNGDGQLDFEEFQKLMEAGGEEDKNEELREAFGKYEMEGSGCITPTSLKRMLSRLGESKSTEDCETMIRMFDLNGDGVLSFDEFQTMMR; from the coding sequence ATGAAGATCACATACGAtgcagcttcttcttcttcttcttcttcttcctcttctccaATTACAGTATTGGAGGAAAAGCCTAGTTCAACTTCACCAAAAAAATCAGCTTTAGGAAGATTACGTAGTAAATTGTCTCCAAGGAGAGAGGAGGATAAGCGTTCTCTTTCACCAACTGCTTCCAACGCAAGCAAAAACTACTGCAGCGAGCTTCAAAGGGTGTTCGATTACTTTGACGAGGATGGAGATGGTAAAATATCTCCTTCTGAATTACAAAGCTGTGTGAGGACTGTTGGCGGAGAGCTGTCAATGGATGAGGCAGAAGCAGCCGTGAAAACATGTGATTTGAATGGAGATGGGCAGCTGGATTTCGAGGAATTCCAGAAGCTAATGGAAGCAGGAGGAGAGGAGGACAAGAATGAGGAGCTGAGAGAGGCTTTTGGAAAGTATGAGATGGAGGGGTCAGGTTGTATCACCCCCACAAGCTTGAAGAGGATGCTGAGTCGACTCGGTGAGTCCAAGTCTACTGAGGATTGCGAAACCATGATTCGAATGTTTGATCTCAATGGAGATGGCGTCCTGAGCTTTGATGAGTTCCAAACTATGATGCGCTAA
- the LOC115977745 gene encoding putative calcium-binding protein CML19 codes for MHKISKFFDLANFLQLISGFIMKTTHTLTHDAASSSSSSSFSSPTIILEERRTSTSPKKSVLRSLSCKLSSRRKANKLSLSSSKNYSNELQKVFDYFDEDGDGKISPSELQSCVGTVGGELSMDEAEAAVRAADLNGDELLDFEEFQKLMDGGGEEDKNVELKEAFGMYEMEGSGYITPTSLKRMLSRLGESKSVEDCKAMIRMFDLNGDGVLSFDEFQSMMR; via the coding sequence ATgcacaaaatttcaaagttcttTGATTTAGCAAACTTCCTTCAATTAATCTCAGGTTTCATCATGAAGACCACACACACACTGACACACGATGCAGCTTCTtcgtcgtcttcttcttctttctcttctccaaCTATAATATTGGAAGAAAGGCGTACTTCAACCTCAccaaaaaaatcagttttaaGAAGTTTAAGTTGTAAATTGTCTTCAAGAAGAAAGGCCAATAAGCTCTCTCTTTCATCAAGCAAAAACTACAGCAATGAGCTCCAAAAGGTGTTCGATTACTTTGATGAGGATGGGGATGGTAAAATATCTCCTTCTGAATTACAGAGCTGCGTGGGAACTGTGGGGGGCGAGCTGTCAATGGATGAGGCAGAAGCAGCTGTGAGAGCAGCTGATTTGAACGGAGATGAACTGCTCGACTTCGAGGAATTCCAGAAGCTAATGGACGGAGGAGGAGAGGAAGACAAGAATGTGGAGCTCAAAGAGGCTTTTGGCATGTATGAGATGGAAGGGTCGGGTTACATCACTCCCACAAGCTTGAAGAGGATGCTCAGTCGACTCGGTGAGTCCAAGTCCGTTGAGGATTGTAAAGCTATGATTCGAATGTTTGATCTCAATGGAGACGGCGTCCTAAGCTTTGATGAGTTCCAATCTATGATGCGTTGA